One genomic window of Bacillus mycoides includes the following:
- the yhaM gene encoding 3'-5' exoribonuclease YhaM encodes MKKKIVEYEVGEQVDVFLLIKTATKGLASNGKPFLTVILQDPSGDIEAKLWDVSPEVEKQYVAETIVKVAGDILNYKGRIQLRVKQIRVANENEVTDISDFVEKAPIKKEDMVEKITQYIFEMRNPNIQRLTRHLLNKHQNEFLEYPAATKNHHEFVSGLAYHVVSMLDLAKAISTLYPSLDKDLLYAGVILHDLGKVFELSGPISTTYTLEGNLLGHISIMVNEIGKAAEELQIDAEEVLILQHIVLSHHGKAEWGSPKPPLVKEAEILHYIDNLDAKMNMMDRALGRTKPGEYTERVFALDNRSFYKPTFHN; translated from the coding sequence ATGAAAAAGAAAATTGTAGAATATGAAGTTGGTGAACAAGTCGATGTTTTCTTGTTAATTAAAACAGCGACAAAAGGTCTCGCAAGCAATGGCAAGCCGTTTTTAACAGTAATCTTACAAGACCCAAGTGGAGATATTGAAGCGAAGCTATGGGATGTATCACCAGAAGTTGAGAAACAATATGTAGCGGAAACGATCGTTAAAGTAGCTGGCGATATTCTAAACTACAAAGGACGTATTCAATTACGTGTGAAACAAATCCGTGTTGCGAATGAGAATGAAGTAACGGACATTTCAGACTTTGTAGAAAAAGCTCCAATAAAAAAAGAAGATATGGTCGAGAAAATTACGCAATACATATTTGAAATGAGAAACCCGAACATTCAGCGTCTAACAAGACATTTGTTAAATAAGCACCAAAACGAATTTTTAGAATATCCAGCAGCGACGAAAAATCATCACGAGTTCGTATCTGGACTAGCTTATCATGTCGTATCGATGTTAGATTTAGCGAAAGCTATTTCTACACTGTATCCATCTTTAGATAAAGATTTACTTTATGCAGGCGTTATTTTACATGATCTTGGTAAAGTATTTGAGCTATCTGGCCCGATTTCTACGACGTATACGTTAGAAGGAAATTTACTTGGCCACATCTCTATCATGGTGAACGAAATTGGTAAAGCAGCAGAGGAACTACAAATCGATGCAGAAGAAGTATTAATTCTTCAGCACATCGTCCTTTCTCACCACGGAAAAGCAGAATGGGGTAGCCCAAAACCACCATTAGTAAAAGAAGCAGAAATTCTGCACTACATCGATAACTTAGATGCAAAAATGAACATGATGGACCGCGCATTAGGACGTACAAAACCAGGCGAATACACAGAACGTGTCTTTGCTCTTGATAACCGTTCGTTCTATAAACCGACGTTCCATAATTAA
- a CDS encoding ring-cleaving dioxygenase translates to MNQLKGIHHVTAITSSAEKNYEFFTHVLGMRLVKKTVNQDDIQTYHLFFADDKGSAGTDMTFFDFPGVPKGVHGTNEISKTSFRVPSDAALAYWVKRFDRLEVEHTGIKEQFGKKTLSFVDFDDQHYQLISDELDKGIESGTPWQNGPVPLEYAITGLGPVFIRIANFSYFKEVLEKVLLFKEIAQEGEFYLFEVNEGGNGASVIVEHNTVLPEAQQGFGTVHHAAFRVEDRAVLEEWIERLSRVGLPSSGYVNRHFFESLYARVAPQILFEFATDGPGFMGDEPYETLGEKLSLPPFLEPKREEIEKLVRPIDTVRSTKEFIKE, encoded by the coding sequence ATGAACCAATTAAAAGGAATACACCACGTTACAGCGATTACAAGTAGTGCAGAAAAGAACTATGAATTTTTCACTCATGTTTTAGGAATGCGTCTCGTTAAAAAAACAGTAAACCAAGATGATATTCAAACGTATCATTTATTCTTTGCAGATGATAAAGGTAGTGCAGGAACAGATATGACATTCTTTGACTTCCCGGGCGTTCCGAAAGGTGTACACGGGACAAATGAAATTTCAAAAACTTCATTCCGAGTTCCAAGTGATGCGGCATTAGCATATTGGGTGAAACGTTTTGATCGTCTTGAAGTGGAACATACAGGAATTAAAGAGCAATTCGGTAAGAAAACTCTTTCTTTCGTTGACTTTGATGATCAACACTATCAATTAATCTCTGACGAATTGGATAAAGGGATAGAATCAGGTACACCGTGGCAAAACGGTCCAGTTCCATTAGAATATGCAATTACTGGATTAGGACCTGTATTTATTCGTATCGCGAACTTTAGTTATTTCAAAGAAGTACTAGAAAAAGTTCTATTATTTAAAGAGATTGCTCAAGAAGGAGAATTCTATTTGTTTGAAGTAAACGAAGGTGGAAATGGTGCCTCTGTCATTGTAGAACATAATACGGTTCTTCCTGAAGCACAACAAGGTTTTGGTACAGTGCACCATGCTGCATTCCGCGTAGAGGATCGAGCTGTATTAGAAGAGTGGATTGAGCGACTAAGTCGAGTTGGACTCCCTTCATCTGGTTATGTAAATCGTCACTTCTTTGAGTCATTATATGCAAGAGTTGCGCCGCAAATTTTATTCGAGTTTGCAACAGATGGCCCAGGGTTTATGGGAGATGAGCCATATGAAACGCTTGGAGAGAAATTATCTTTACCTCCGTTCTTAGAGCCAAAGCGTGAAGAAATCGAAAAATTAGTTCGTCCGATTGATACAGTGAGAAGTACTAAGGAATTTATTAAAGAGTAA
- a CDS encoding alpha/beta fold hydrolase, whose protein sequence is MKRFKFYMISGIVLVFLVVCNFVDKPIAKVEEVKDTVMMKINTKEKMAQIDGQTIYFKQIGEGKPPLLMLHGFGGSSDGFSDIYPELAGDHTIIAVDILGFGRSSKPIDFQYSFPAQVNLYYKLMKKLGYDQFAVLGHSMGGEMSLNLAYLYPDAVTHLILADSTGIESFQQKESYEVTPLSTDLQTVTEITDYNKNEVKNSRNDKKHYDELTKMRERRVAMEADKIKVPTLIIWGRHDKSVPWNNGELYHQLFTNSTFHIIEKGYHAPFRQEPIEFMEYVQAFFAKNPQ, encoded by the coding sequence TTGAAACGGTTTAAGTTTTATATGATTAGCGGTATTGTGCTCGTTTTTTTAGTAGTATGTAACTTCGTCGATAAGCCGATTGCGAAGGTTGAAGAAGTGAAGGATACTGTTATGATGAAGATAAATACGAAAGAGAAGATGGCGCAGATTGATGGACAGACGATTTATTTTAAGCAAATTGGTGAGGGAAAACCGCCCTTACTTATGCTTCACGGATTCGGTGGTTCTTCAGATGGATTTAGTGATATTTATCCGGAACTGGCGGGAGACCATACGATTATCGCTGTTGATATTTTAGGATTTGGGCGTTCTTCTAAGCCGATTGATTTTCAGTATTCGTTTCCTGCGCAAGTGAATTTATATTATAAGTTAATGAAGAAACTTGGATATGATCAATTTGCGGTACTTGGTCATTCGATGGGGGGAGAGATGTCCCTTAATTTAGCGTACTTATATCCGGACGCGGTTACGCATCTTATTTTAGCGGATTCTACAGGGATTGAATCTTTCCAGCAAAAAGAAAGTTATGAAGTGACGCCACTATCGACGGACTTACAAACTGTAACAGAGATTACGGATTATAATAAAAATGAAGTGAAAAATAGTCGTAATGATAAAAAGCATTATGATGAGCTTACGAAAATGAGAGAGCGCCGCGTTGCGATGGAAGCGGATAAAATTAAGGTGCCGACTTTGATTATTTGGGGTAGGCACGATAAGAGCGTTCCTTGGAATAATGGTGAACTGTATCATCAGTTATTTACAAATAGTACGTTTCATATCATTGAAAAAGGATACCACGCACCGTTCCGTCAAGAGCCAATCGAGTTTATGGAATATGTACAAGCGTTCTTCGCGAAGAATCCACAATGA
- a CDS encoding sporulation YhaL family protein has protein sequence MEILPWWIYLVIIGIVLSGYMVLYTSKKEQEMDNDFIEKEGEVYMKRLEEEREKRNQDSDKDSVLL, from the coding sequence GTGGAAATTTTACCATGGTGGATTTATCTTGTAATCATTGGGATTGTATTAAGTGGCTACATGGTTTTATATACTTCGAAAAAAGAGCAAGAGATGGATAACGATTTTATCGAAAAAGAAGGCGAAGTATATATGAAGCGCTTAGAAGAAGAACGAGAGAAACGTAATCAGGATAGCGATAAAGATTCGGTATTGCTTTAA
- a CDS encoding DUF2935 domain-containing protein, with the protein MHRDETSLHPDTGVTSVMFVERSLNEIRFWSRIMKEHSFFLRLGFRCEDTQLIEEANQFYRLFEHIEQIAHSYTNETDPEQIKRFNSEVQQAATNIWGFKRKILGLILTCKLPGQNNFPLLVDHTSREADYFRKRLIQLNEGKLDALPDAIIKENVFFLRIMADHAKFIGHLLDPSERKLVDTARNFSNDFDELMYQAIDLESMKPQSQTVPLLDQFLDQNRVSVTSLRDFKKTARDLIEQCKIKSIIHPLLADHVFREADRFLEIIDMFDVHLTNIQSQPRY; encoded by the coding sequence ATGCATAGGGATGAAACATCATTACATCCTGATACAGGTGTTACATCTGTAATGTTTGTTGAGCGTTCATTAAATGAAATTCGTTTTTGGTCTAGAATCATGAAGGAGCATTCTTTTTTTCTTCGCTTGGGGTTTAGATGCGAGGATACTCAACTAATCGAAGAGGCTAATCAATTTTATCGATTGTTTGAACATATCGAACAAATAGCGCATTCCTATACAAATGAAACAGATCCTGAGCAAATAAAAAGATTTAATTCAGAAGTACAACAAGCCGCAACTAATATTTGGGGATTTAAAAGAAAAATTTTAGGATTAATTCTCACATGTAAATTGCCAGGACAAAATAACTTTCCACTGTTAGTTGACCATACAAGTAGGGAAGCTGACTATTTTAGAAAACGTTTAATACAATTAAATGAAGGGAAATTAGATGCCCTTCCTGATGCTATTATTAAAGAAAATGTTTTCTTTTTAAGGATTATGGCAGACCATGCTAAATTTATTGGTCATCTTCTTGATCCATCGGAAAGAAAGCTTGTAGATACAGCACGGAATTTTAGTAATGATTTTGATGAATTGATGTATCAAGCAATTGACTTAGAATCTATGAAGCCACAATCCCAAACAGTCCCTCTTTTAGATCAATTTTTAGATCAAAATCGTGTGTCCGTTACATCTCTTCGGGATTTTAAGAAAACAGCACGTGATTTAATTGAGCAATGTAAAATAAAGAGTATCATTCATCCGTTATTAGCAGACCATGTTTTCCGTGAAGCTGATAGATTTCTTGAAATCATTGATATGTTTGATGTTCATCTTACAAATATTCAATCACAACCTAGATATTAG
- a CDS encoding helix-turn-helix domain-containing protein produces the protein MIFSERLKEEREKRNWSQNDLAEKIHVSRQSVSKWETGKNYPSIEIIIHLSDLFGITIDELLRSDEELTQKVIEDSKQLAYPKWKVFFDSLFMLGVFLFITKIVVWMVNKFVGASITIVADAPYVMNFLPLILMVIGGTVSDKLKKIYR, from the coding sequence ATGATTTTTAGCGAACGCTTAAAAGAAGAACGAGAAAAACGAAATTGGTCGCAAAATGATTTGGCTGAAAAAATTCATGTAAGTAGGCAGTCTGTTTCGAAATGGGAGACGGGAAAGAACTATCCGAGCATTGAAATTATTATTCATTTAAGTGATCTGTTCGGTATTACGATTGATGAGTTGTTGAGGAGCGATGAAGAGTTGACGCAGAAGGTAATCGAAGATAGTAAACAATTAGCGTATCCAAAATGGAAGGTGTTTTTTGATAGTCTATTCATGCTGGGCGTATTTTTGTTTATTACAAAAATTGTTGTATGGATGGTAAATAAGTTTGTAGGAGCAAGCATTACAATTGTCGCAGATGCACCATATGTAATGAATTTTTTACCCCTCATATTAATGGTTATAGGTGGTACGGTTTCTGATAAGTTGAAGAAAATATATAGATAA
- the glpP gene encoding glycerol uptake operon antiterminator GlpP, which yields MEFHEQKILPAVRQIKDLEKLLHSSYEYIVILDIHVGQLKSVVSLAKQHNKKVFLHVDLIHGLQSDGHATEFLCQEYKPYGLLSTKASVIMKAKQKGVVSIQRIFLIDSSAMEKSCNLLEKTKPDYIEVLPGALTGVIAEVKERTGVPILAGGFIRTVEDVERALNAGATAITTSKKELWKHYQKK from the coding sequence ATGGAATTTCATGAACAGAAGATATTGCCGGCAGTGAGGCAAATTAAAGATTTGGAAAAGCTATTACATAGTTCGTATGAGTATATTGTTATTTTAGATATTCATGTTGGTCAATTGAAGAGTGTTGTGTCACTCGCGAAGCAGCATAATAAAAAAGTATTTTTACATGTTGATTTGATCCATGGATTACAAAGTGATGGGCATGCGACGGAGTTTTTATGCCAAGAATATAAACCGTACGGGTTATTATCGACAAAGGCGAGCGTAATTATGAAGGCGAAGCAAAAAGGTGTCGTCTCCATTCAACGCATCTTTTTAATTGATTCTAGCGCAATGGAAAAGAGCTGTAATTTACTAGAAAAGACGAAGCCGGATTATATAGAGGTGCTTCCTGGTGCGTTAACGGGTGTCATTGCTGAGGTGAAAGAGCGTACAGGTGTACCGATTTTAGCAGGTGGTTTTATTCGAACTGTAGAAGACGTTGAAAGAGCGTTAAATGCTGGTGCGACAGCAATTACGACATCGAAAAAAGAATTATGGAAACATTACCAAAAAAAGTGA
- the glpF gene encoding glycerol uptake facilitator protein GlpF, producing MSAFLGELIGTALLILLGGGVCAGVSLKKSFAKDSGWIVITMGWGLAVAMAAYAVGSISGAHLNPALTIGLAFKGAFPWSDVPMYIAAQMIGAIIGAVLVYLHYLPHWKETEDPGTKLGVFATGPAIPNTFTNLLSEMIGTFVLVFGILAIGANKFADGLNPFIVGFLIVSIGLSLGGTTGYAINPARDLGPRIAHFFLPIAGKGGSNWKYAWIPVVGPILGGSLAGLFHQVVFEGKQNSALIYVIIATVIVLAISYMTSKKSETTTKSRKVA from the coding sequence ATGTCAGCATTTTTAGGAGAGTTAATAGGGACTGCGTTGTTAATCTTACTTGGTGGCGGTGTTTGCGCTGGTGTAAGTTTAAAGAAGTCGTTTGCGAAAGATTCTGGTTGGATTGTAATTACAATGGGCTGGGGCTTAGCGGTTGCTATGGCAGCGTATGCAGTTGGATCAATTAGTGGGGCACATTTGAATCCGGCTTTAACGATAGGACTTGCTTTTAAGGGAGCGTTCCCATGGAGTGACGTACCTATGTATATCGCAGCACAAATGATTGGGGCAATTATCGGGGCAGTTCTCGTATATTTACATTACTTACCACACTGGAAAGAAACAGAAGATCCAGGAACAAAGTTAGGCGTATTCGCAACAGGTCCAGCAATTCCGAACACATTTACAAACCTTTTAAGTGAAATGATTGGAACATTCGTTTTAGTATTTGGTATATTAGCAATTGGAGCAAATAAATTTGCAGATGGTTTAAATCCATTTATCGTAGGTTTCTTAATTGTAAGTATTGGTTTATCATTAGGTGGAACAACAGGATACGCAATCAACCCGGCTCGTGATTTAGGTCCGCGTATTGCACACTTCTTCCTTCCGATTGCAGGAAAGGGCGGTTCAAACTGGAAGTATGCATGGATTCCAGTAGTTGGTCCGATTCTAGGTGGATCACTTGCAGGATTATTCCATCAAGTTGTATTTGAAGGAAAACAAAATTCAGCACTTATTTATGTGATTATTGCAACTGTGATTGTACTAGCAATCTCTTATATGACAAGTAAAAAAAGTGAAACTACTACAAAGAGTAGAAAAGTAGCATAG
- the glpK gene encoding glycerol kinase GlpK encodes MKKYILSLDQGTTSSRAILFNKEGKIVHSAQKEFTQHFPKPGWVEHNAQEIWGSILAVIATCLSEADVKPEQIAGIGITNQRETAVVWDKTTGKPIYNAIVWQSRQTVEICDELKEKGYSEMVREKTGLLIDAYFSGTKVKWILDNVEGAREKAENGELLFGTIDTWLVWKLSGGKAHVTDYSNASRTLMFNIHDLQWDDELLDMLTVPKSMLPEVRQSSEIYGETIDYHFFGQNVPIAGVAGDQQAALFGQACFGEGMAKNTYGTGCFMLMNTGEKAVASEHGLLTTIAWGLDGKVNYALEGSIFVAGSAIQWLRDGMRMFKDASESEVYASRVESTEGVYIVPAFVGLGTPYWDSEVRGAMFGVTRGTTKEHFIRATLESLAYQTKDVLCAMEADSGIELNTLRVDGGAVKNNFLMQFQSDMLDVPVERPVINETTALGAAYLAGLAVGYWKNQDEIKAQWHMDKRFTPAMEAETSEELYAGWKKAIEATKAFK; translated from the coding sequence ATGAAAAAATATATTCTTTCATTAGACCAAGGAACAACAAGCTCACGCGCAATTCTTTTCAATAAAGAAGGAAAAATCGTTCATTCAGCTCAAAAAGAGTTTACGCAACATTTTCCAAAGCCAGGCTGGGTTGAGCATAATGCACAAGAAATTTGGGGATCTATTTTAGCAGTTATCGCAACTTGCTTAAGCGAAGCAGATGTGAAGCCAGAACAAATCGCTGGTATCGGTATTACGAACCAACGTGAAACAGCGGTTGTATGGGATAAAACGACTGGGAAACCAATTTATAACGCAATCGTATGGCAATCTCGTCAAACAGTTGAAATTTGTGATGAGTTAAAAGAAAAAGGTTATAGCGAGATGGTTCGCGAAAAAACAGGTCTTTTAATTGATGCATACTTCTCTGGTACGAAAGTAAAATGGATTTTAGACAACGTTGAAGGTGCAAGAGAAAAAGCGGAAAACGGAGAGTTATTATTCGGAACAATTGATACATGGCTTGTATGGAAATTGTCTGGTGGTAAAGCGCACGTAACAGATTACTCAAATGCATCACGTACATTAATGTTTAACATTCACGACTTACAGTGGGATGATGAGCTTCTAGACATGTTAACAGTACCAAAGAGCATGCTTCCAGAAGTACGTCAATCATCTGAAATATATGGAGAAACAATTGATTACCACTTCTTCGGTCAAAATGTACCGATTGCAGGTGTAGCTGGTGACCAGCAAGCAGCATTATTTGGACAAGCTTGTTTCGGTGAAGGTATGGCGAAGAACACTTACGGAACTGGTTGCTTTATGTTAATGAACACAGGCGAAAAAGCAGTAGCTTCTGAGCATGGCCTATTAACAACAATTGCATGGGGTTTAGATGGTAAAGTGAATTACGCATTAGAAGGAAGTATTTTCGTAGCAGGTTCTGCAATTCAGTGGTTACGTGACGGAATGCGCATGTTTAAAGATGCGAGTGAGAGTGAAGTGTATGCTAGCCGTGTTGAATCAACTGAAGGTGTATACATAGTACCAGCATTCGTAGGATTAGGTACACCGTACTGGGATAGTGAAGTACGCGGCGCTATGTTTGGTGTAACGCGCGGTACGACGAAAGAGCATTTCATTCGTGCAACGCTAGAATCTTTAGCATACCAAACGAAAGATGTACTATGCGCGATGGAAGCAGATTCAGGTATTGAACTGAACACATTACGCGTTGACGGGGGAGCAGTTAAGAATAACTTCTTAATGCAGTTCCAAAGCGATATGTTAGACGTTCCTGTAGAGCGTCCAGTGATCAATGAAACGACAGCTTTAGGTGCAGCATATTTAGCTGGTCTTGCGGTTGGATATTGGAAAAACCAAGACGAAATTAAAGCACAGTGGCATATGGATAAACGCTTTACACCGGCAATGGAAGCGGAAACAAGCGAAGAGCTATATGCTGGATGGAAAAAGGCAATTGAAGCAACAAAAGCTTTCAAATAA
- the glpD gene encoding aerobic glycerol-3-phosphate dehydrogenase, which translates to MKFSSKQRKDVLNGVNKQELDVIVIGGGITGSGIALDGATRGLSTIVFEMQDFAAGTSSRSTKLVHGGLRYLKQLEVKMVAEVGKERAIVYENGPHVTTPEWMLLPFHTGGTFGSFSTSIGLRVYDFLAGVKRSERRKMFNREETLNKEPLVKQEGLKGGGYYVEYRTDDARLTIEVMKEAIDHGAKAVNYAKVDSFLYKDGKVCGVRVIDLLDGEVYEVYGKKIVNAAGPWVDTLREKDNSKKGKVLQLSKGVHLVIDQKRFPLGQAIYFDTPDKRMVFAIPREGKTYVGTTDTFYDKDAAIPHMTTEDRTYIINAINYMFPSVKITEKDVESSWAGVRPLIYEEGKNASEISRKDEIWTSESGLITIAGGKLTGYRKMAEMVVDYVTNLLQKEGHSAYPKSDTKHMPISGGHVSGSHGFSAFIAKKVGEGTKYGLTTAQAEEFAKFYGSNVDVLFGLAKKHKDEAKEYNMPLDVLIPLVYAMDYEMTAKPVDFFVRRRGAVFFNIHWVYEWKEAVINYMAAKLGWSKEEQMKYTAELEKALRDAVIPVDQQEQAAALA; encoded by the coding sequence ATGAAATTTTCAAGTAAACAACGTAAAGACGTATTAAACGGAGTAAATAAACAAGAGTTAGATGTGATCGTAATTGGTGGAGGTATTACTGGTTCTGGTATTGCATTAGATGGGGCAACACGTGGTTTATCAACGATTGTGTTTGAAATGCAGGACTTTGCAGCAGGTACATCAAGTCGTTCAACGAAACTTGTACACGGCGGTTTACGTTATTTAAAACAACTTGAAGTGAAAATGGTAGCAGAGGTGGGGAAAGAGCGTGCGATCGTATATGAGAACGGTCCCCATGTAACAACACCAGAGTGGATGTTACTTCCGTTCCATACAGGCGGCACGTTCGGGTCATTTAGTACATCAATTGGTCTTCGTGTATACGACTTCTTAGCAGGTGTAAAACGAAGCGAGCGCAGAAAAATGTTTAACCGTGAAGAGACGCTAAATAAAGAGCCTCTTGTAAAACAAGAAGGATTAAAGGGCGGCGGTTACTACGTAGAATATCGTACAGACGATGCGCGTCTTACAATTGAAGTAATGAAAGAAGCAATTGATCACGGTGCGAAAGCTGTTAACTACGCGAAAGTAGATAGTTTCTTATATAAAGATGGAAAAGTATGCGGTGTACGTGTAATCGATTTACTAGACGGAGAAGTGTACGAAGTTTACGGTAAGAAAATTGTAAACGCAGCTGGTCCTTGGGTAGATACACTTCGTGAAAAAGATAACTCTAAAAAAGGGAAAGTACTTCAGTTATCAAAAGGTGTGCATTTAGTAATTGACCAAAAACGTTTCCCGTTAGGTCAAGCGATTTACTTTGATACACCAGATAAACGTATGGTGTTCGCGATTCCTCGCGAAGGAAAAACGTACGTAGGTACAACAGATACGTTCTATGATAAAGACGCAGCTATACCGCACATGACAACGGAAGATCGCACATATATCATTAATGCGATTAACTACATGTTCCCAAGCGTGAAAATTACAGAAAAAGATGTGGAATCAAGCTGGGCTGGTGTACGTCCGTTAATTTATGAAGAAGGTAAGAATGCATCTGAAATTTCTCGTAAAGATGAAATTTGGACTTCTGAATCTGGTTTAATTACAATCGCGGGCGGAAAATTAACAGGATACCGCAAAATGGCTGAAATGGTAGTAGACTACGTAACGAATCTATTACAAAAAGAAGGACATAGCGCATATCCGAAGAGCGATACGAAACACATGCCAATCTCTGGTGGTCATGTAAGTGGTTCACACGGATTCTCAGCATTTATCGCGAAAAAAGTAGGAGAAGGTACGAAATATGGTTTAACGACAGCTCAAGCTGAAGAATTCGCGAAATTCTACGGCTCTAACGTTGACGTACTGTTCGGCCTAGCGAAAAAACATAAAGACGAAGCGAAAGAATACAACATGCCGCTAGACGTTCTAATCCCACTTGTATACGCAATGGATTACGAAATGACAGCAAAACCAGTTGACTTCTTCGTACGCCGCAGAGGCGCTGTATTCTTCAACATCCACTGGGTATACGAGTGGAAAGAAGCAGTAATCAACTACATGGCTGCAAAACTAGGCTGGAGCAAAGAAGAGCAAATGAAATACACAGCTGAACTAGAAAAAGCATTAAGAGACGCTGTAATTCCTGTAGATCAACAAGAGCAGGCAGCTGCGTTAGCGTAA
- a CDS encoding DUF3221 domain-containing protein: protein MTKKTIITLVTTLTLACGCTVALDAPNQTNTASLKTETFTGYVISIDTVYILVADTPTKKEALSYSEMEAIKFIPNKLLKIPIEKNRNYQLGDKLFISFGVTTKSTPPIANDGAIEKIPNE from the coding sequence ATGACAAAGAAAACAATAATAACTTTAGTAACCACCCTAACATTAGCTTGCGGATGCACAGTAGCATTAGATGCGCCAAACCAAACTAATACTGCTTCTCTGAAAACGGAGACTTTCACAGGATATGTTATTTCAATTGACACTGTATACATACTCGTTGCAGATACCCCTACAAAAAAGGAAGCACTTTCCTACTCCGAGATGGAAGCAATAAAATTTATTCCAAACAAACTATTAAAAATTCCTATCGAAAAAAATAGGAATTATCAATTGGGGGATAAACTCTTTATATCTTTCGGCGTAACAACTAAATCTACACCACCAATTGCAAATGATGGTGCCATTGAAAAAATACCTAATGAATAG
- a CDS encoding TetR/AcrR family transcriptional regulator — translation MNKRGRPREFDYSSIVDVAMKTFWIRGYEGCSTQDLCSDTGIGKGSLYNTFGSKHELYKQVLERYHEIGIREQKKLLDTPIPVKERLSNFFEWALKEDFENVDQKGCLLINASVERAKNDLMVQEIFSKHVELLKQAIETVMEEGLQTGEISRKQSAEELASLLLSSYYGFRVLNVSMQNRMLSEQVINGTMESIFGA, via the coding sequence TTGAATAAACGCGGCAGACCCCGAGAGTTTGATTATTCCTCAATTGTAGATGTTGCAATGAAAACATTTTGGATAAGAGGATATGAGGGGTGTTCTACACAAGATTTATGCAGTGATACAGGAATTGGTAAAGGAAGTTTATACAATACTTTCGGTAGTAAACATGAACTGTATAAACAAGTATTAGAACGTTACCATGAAATTGGGATTAGGGAACAAAAGAAATTGTTAGATACTCCAATTCCAGTTAAAGAACGATTAAGTAATTTTTTTGAGTGGGCATTGAAGGAAGACTTTGAGAATGTTGATCAAAAAGGATGTTTATTGATTAATGCCAGTGTAGAACGTGCTAAAAACGATTTAATGGTACAAGAAATTTTCTCAAAGCATGTTGAGCTTCTTAAACAAGCTATTGAAACAGTGATGGAGGAAGGATTGCAAACGGGTGAAATTTCAAGGAAGCAATCAGCTGAGGAATTAGCTAGTCTGCTTTTAAGCAGTTATTACGGATTCCGTGTTCTTAATGTATCGATGCAAAATCGGATGTTATCTGAACAGGTTATCAATGGAACAATGGAGTCTATTTTTGGCGCTTAG